TCGTATGCGGTACGAGTTTGCAGAATAGCGCAGAGGCAGCCTGGATTGCTGAGCTTTTTCTCTATTATAGCACAGCAACGCTCAGAAACCGGAGCTCTCCAGTATTTTGCAGCGTATGTACATGGAGACAGCTTCTGAGCTTCCTTCTCGATGTCATGTTTCCCACAGGGACCATAGTAATCATGAGTTGCTTCCACTCCGTTGAGCCCTGCAATGCTCATACTCACAACAAACATCACAACCCACATGTACTTCACTTGAGTTTCCATTTCTTGAATGCAATATTCAGCTATACTTGTCTACAACTTGAACTCAAAGGAAGACACTTCTCAACAATTTATACCCAAACAAGTAGATGAATTCCACATATTACAATGGACATGGAACTAGAGAAAAAGTCATGTCAGCTGCTATATCTACCATTTAAGAACATCGGTTTCGAGTTACCAGACCATTAAGTCATCAATTACACCTTTTTTCTGTGTATTACATCTTTCTCAAACAACCATATATATGGAACTGATCCACAGTTTAAGCATTAGCTTATAAAAACCGAGTCTATCATTTGCCTACGTTGACTTTTTTCGATTTTACCCTACACCATCTTTGTGGGCTGATGGGGTTCTGGTTTTCGGataggtaatatatatatatatatatatatatatatatatatataaatttaacttaacaCAATCTTAGAAAATCACTTTTAAGcactcaaataaaattaatcaactctattactattttttactttaaaattaatctattttataaaattctaaaatcctTGACCCTATAATCTTAAATCCATTTAGACACTAAATCTTAAATCTTACCATttctctaaaattataaatttagtttaacattaaattatttaattaatcaacattaattagagttaaaatattattaaagagGAATGATTAGTGGTAGAAagtgtataatattaattagaaatattttaaaatatgaattctcatatttttattgaatacattttttaaaatttattttcattaaatacaCTTTTGAGTTTcatcttaatataagttaaacTCTCGATATATagctatttaaatttaactagtTGGACTGGTAATTTGTCGCATATGAATATCGAGAGAGATGGTTTGAAccgaatttttatattttaaggcCGAAATTCTTGGTCCAAAAGAGAAAGAAGTGAACAATGAACCTACTAGCCTATTGGccataaaaaatgattaaaagcCCTGAACACAATAATTTGTCTACCCAAAACTAATTTATCTTCCATTccaaacaaagaacaagaaaataatttaattaacttttagcTTTGTACGGAAGATTTgagttatataataaaaaataattaagtttcatagacaatttttaaatatgaattatttgagtttattttgttaatgataatttagaaatataaaataatttttaaattttaaaaggatattaaattaattaattttaatattacagTAACAAATTAGTTGATATTATCTATGGATAAAAAGTTAACAATTTATTCAGAATTTtgacaataaaataaacaagtaaaatagGTTATATACTAAGTGACACTTCCGATGAAAAACATAGAATgcttaaaatgttattttgctactttatttttttattttttgccatTGAGTATTGCTTCTTGTATCCTAAAGGCAAATTTAAAAGTCTATatctaaattttctttattttattacttgcAACACAAATTTTCTTACTATCTCTAatggaaatataaataaatattatgtattgtGTATTTTCACTTCTAATACTTAGAGTTATAGGTCAATCTTTAGACAACTTCATTAGAACTCTAAA
This genomic window from Gossypium raimondii isolate GPD5lz chromosome 10, ASM2569854v1, whole genome shotgun sequence contains:
- the LOC105778678 gene encoding uncharacterized protein LOC105778678, which codes for METQVKYMWVVMFVVSMSIAGLNGVEATHDYYGPCGKHDIEKEAQKLSPCTYAAKYWRAPVSERCCAIIEKKLSNPGCLCAILQTRTAYDAGVRPEVAVTIPKRCNIAVRPVGHKCGGFPFV